One genomic segment of Chelonia mydas isolate rCheMyd1 chromosome 1, rCheMyd1.pri.v2, whole genome shotgun sequence includes these proteins:
- the TPI1 gene encoding triosephosphate isomerase produces MAPRKFFVGGNWKMNGDKKVLGELIHTLNSGKIPADTEVICGAPSIYLDFTRQKLDAKIAVAAQNCYKVPKGAFTGEISPAMIKDIGATWVILGHSERRHVFGESDELIGQKVAHALAEGLGVIACIGEKLDEREAGITEKVVFEQTKVIADNVKDWSRVVLAYEPVWAIGTGKTATPQQAQEVHEKLRGWLKSNVSEAVAQSTRIIYGGSVTGGTCKELASQHDIDGFLVGGASLKPEFLDIINAKH; encoded by the exons ATGGCACCGAGGAAGTTCTTCGTGGGGGGGAACTGGAAGATGAACGGAGATAAGAAGGTCTTAGGCGAGCTGATCCACACCCTAAACAGCGGCAAGATCCCGGCGGACACTG AGGTTATTTGCGGAGCCCCTTCCATTTACCTTGATTTCACCCGTCAGAAGCTTGACGCAAAGATTGCGGTTGCAGCACAAAACTGTTATAAGGTGCCAAAGGGAGCTTTCACGGGAGAGATCAG CCCGGCAATGATAAAGGACATCGGAGCCACCTGGGTGATCCTGGGCCACTCAGAGCGAAGACATGTTTTTGGGGAGTCTGATGAG CTGATTGGGCAGAAGGTGGCCCATGCACTGGCTGAAGGTCTTGGTGTCATCGCCTGCATTGGAGAGAAACTGGATGAGAGAGAAGCTGGCATCACAGAGAAGGTGGTTTTTGAACAGACCAAAGTGATTGCTG ataaTGTGAAGGACTGGAGCAGGGTGGTTCTTGCCTACGAACCAGTTTGGGCTATTGGAACTGGTAAAACTGCAACTCCCCAGCAG GCTCAGGAGGTTCACGAGAAGCTGAGGGGATGGCTAAAAAGTAACGTGTCTGAAGCTGTCGCTCAGTCCACTCGGATCATCTATGGAG GTTCAGTCACTGGTGGTACCTGCAAGGAACTGGCCTCCCAGCATGACATAGATGGCTTCCTCGTTGGTGGCGCCTCCCTCAAGCCTGAATTCCTGGACATTATCAACGCAAAACACTGA